From a single Sphingosinicellaceae bacterium genomic region:
- a CDS encoding P-II family nitrogen regulator — MKLITAIIKPFKLDEVREALTAVGVEGMTVSEVKGFGRQKGQTEIYRGAEYTTNMVPKIKIEVVVTDAIASQVVETIQQTAHTGQIGDGKIFIAEVAGALRIRTGETDETAL; from the coding sequence ATGAAACTCATCACCGCCATCATCAAGCCGTTCAAGCTCGACGAAGTGCGCGAGGCGCTGACTGCGGTCGGCGTCGAGGGCATGACGGTCAGCGAGGTCAAGGGTTTCGGCCGCCAGAAGGGCCAGACCGAGATCTACCGCGGTGCCGAATACACCACCAACATGGTCCCGAAGATAAAGATCGAGGTGGTCGTCACCGACGCCATCGCGAGCCAGGTCGTCGAGACCATCCAGCAGACTGCCCACACCGGCCAGATCGGCGACGGCAAGATCTTCATCGCCGAGGTTGCGGGCGCGCTCCGCATCCGTACCGGCGAGACCGACGAAACCGCGCTTTAA
- a CDS encoding patatin-like phospholipase family protein: protein MKLALALGGGAGLGWAHIGVLHALKAHGVTVDAVSGTSIGALAAVCFAADRLNVLEDMARSVKLRQIVRFLDIDPRRGSMLGGRTVANRLRQHFGHDHLENLFIPCAVVAADLVTGEEVSITRGRIVEAVRASIAIPGVFPPVRTGGRVLIDGGVITPVPVRAVRALSKSPVLAINLHGDYLRRSAVGLPPAKRLMTPLRVGRAGLSLMITHLARQSLLLDPPDLELAPAIGHIDVRNFTKADELIEIGAATVEAAWPEIEALGIA, encoded by the coding sequence ATGAAGCTCGCGCTCGCGCTCGGCGGCGGTGCCGGGCTCGGCTGGGCCCATATCGGCGTCCTCCACGCCTTGAAGGCGCACGGCGTCACCGTCGACGCGGTCAGCGGCACCTCGATCGGCGCGCTCGCGGCGGTGTGCTTCGCCGCCGACCGCCTCAACGTGCTCGAGGACATGGCGCGCTCGGTCAAGCTGCGCCAGATCGTGCGCTTCCTCGACATCGATCCGCGCCGCGGCTCGATGCTCGGCGGGCGCACCGTCGCCAACCGCCTGCGCCAGCATTTCGGTCACGATCATCTCGAGAACCTCTTCATCCCCTGCGCCGTTGTCGCCGCCGACCTCGTCACCGGCGAGGAGGTGTCGATCACCCGCGGGCGGATCGTCGAGGCCGTCCGCGCCTCGATCGCCATCCCCGGCGTGTTCCCGCCCGTCCGCACCGGCGGACGCGTGCTCATCGACGGCGGTGTCATCACGCCGGTCCCGGTTCGTGCCGTCCGCGCGTTGAGCAAATCACCGGTGCTCGCGATCAACCTCCACGGCGACTATCTCCGCCGCTCCGCCGTCGGCCTGCCGCCCGCCAAGCGCCTGATGACCCCGCTCCGCGTCGGCCGCGCGGGCCTCAGCCTGATGATCACCCACCTGGCGCGCCAGAGCCTGCTGCTCGACCCGCCCGACCTCGAGCTCGCCCCCGCCATCGGCCATATCGATGTCCGCAACTTCACGAAGGCGGACGAGCTGATCGAGATCGGTGCGGCGACCGTCGAGGCGGCATGGCCCGAGATCGAGGCGCTGGGTATCGCCTAA
- a CDS encoding DUF2007 domain-containing protein, whose protein sequence is MSLVNLKTVYDPVEAQVMRTSLSAAGIEAVLFDAGIASLIGSGLSGVRLMVLDEDAVAARALLGLASV, encoded by the coding sequence ATGAGCCTCGTCAACCTCAAGACCGTCTACGACCCCGTCGAGGCGCAGGTCATGCGGACCAGCCTGTCGGCCGCCGGCATCGAGGCGGTGCTGTTCGACGCCGGTATCGCCTCGCTGATCGGCTCGGGGCTGTCGGGCGTGCGCCTGATGGTGCTCGACGAGGATGCGGTCGCGGCGCGGGCGCTGCTCGGACTCGCTTCGGTATGA
- a CDS encoding zinc-finger domain-containing protein: protein MESIPPPQVFQVTSSRVACDGEEDGVAGHPRVWLQMGSDGFVDCGYCDRRFVLAEGAAAGDGH, encoded by the coding sequence ATGGAATCGATCCCCCCGCCCCAGGTCTTTCAGGTCACCAGCAGCCGTGTCGCCTGCGACGGCGAGGAGGACGGCGTCGCCGGTCACCCGCGGGTCTGGTTGCAGATGGGCAGCGATGGCTTCGTCGACTGCGGCTATTGCGACCGGCGCTTCGTGCTCGCCGAGGGTGCGGCGGCCGGCGACGGGCATTGA
- a CDS encoding DUF2784 domain-containing protein, with product MADAVVAFHAAFVLFVIAGAALLVRWPALVWLHVPALAWGAWIEFSGTICPLTPLENRLREAAGGPGYDGGFIDHYLTSVIYPEGLTRGTQIVLGTILLALNLLFYWRFLRRRRSTNGRPA from the coding sequence ATGGCCGACGCCGTCGTTGCGTTCCACGCGGCGTTCGTCCTGTTCGTGATCGCCGGGGCGGCGCTGCTGGTGCGCTGGCCTGCGCTGGTCTGGCTGCACGTCCCGGCACTGGCGTGGGGCGCGTGGATCGAGTTCTCCGGCACCATCTGCCCGCTCACCCCGCTCGAGAACCGGCTGCGCGAGGCGGCGGGCGGTCCCGGCTACGACGGCGGCTTCATCGACCATTATCTGACGTCGGTGATTTACCCCGAGGGGCTGACCCGCGGCACCCAGATCGTTCTGGGCACGATCCTGCTCGCACTCAATCTGCTGTTCTATTGGCGCTTCCTGAGGCGCCGAAGGTCGACTAACGGGCGTCCGGCATGA
- a CDS encoding methyltransferase: MKMLFGAVLLALAAPALAQAPVRPAEDIARDAARKPADMVAFAGIKPGSKVADMIPGGGYFTRIFAAAVGPTGHVTAIIPEAAEAAYPDQSKAVRALATTGYPNVSVVGHVTDPSLSGTLDVFWTAQNYHDLHNSLPPEAVVGFDMAVFAALKKGGVFVIVDHAAAAGSGLSATKTLHRIDPAVVKAEVVSAGFVFDGESKVLANPADPHTAIVFDPSIRGKTDQFVYRFRKP; the protein is encoded by the coding sequence ATGAAGATGCTGTTCGGAGCCGTGCTGCTGGCGCTCGCCGCACCCGCCCTTGCCCAGGCTCCGGTACGCCCCGCCGAGGACATCGCCCGTGACGCCGCGCGCAAGCCCGCCGACATGGTAGCTTTCGCCGGCATCAAGCCCGGCTCGAAGGTCGCCGACATGATCCCCGGCGGCGGTTATTTCACCCGCATCTTCGCCGCCGCGGTCGGCCCCACCGGCCACGTCACCGCGATCATCCCCGAGGCAGCGGAAGCAGCCTATCCCGACCAGTCGAAAGCCGTGCGCGCGCTGGCGACGACCGGCTACCCCAACGTCAGCGTCGTCGGCCATGTCACCGACCCGTCGCTCTCCGGCACGCTCGACGTCTTCTGGACCGCGCAGAACTACCACGACCTCCACAACAGCCTGCCGCCCGAGGCCGTCGTCGGCTTCGACATGGCAGTGTTCGCGGCGCTGAAGAAGGGCGGGGTGTTCGTCATCGTCGACCACGCCGCCGCCGCCGGCAGCGGGCTGAGCGCTACCAAGACGCTGCACCGCATCGACCCCGCGGTGGTCAAGGCCGAGGTCGTTTCGGCAGGCTTCGTCTTCGACGGGGAGAGCAAGGTGCTCGCCAATCCGGCGGACCCGCACACGGCTATCGTCTTCGACCCGTCGATCAGGGGGAAGACCGACCAGTTCGTGTATCGGTTTCGGAAGCCCTAG
- the tldD gene encoding metalloprotease TldD encodes MSMIDPAGIFYRDTGLDPGRTERLVADALKGCDDGELFLQYAASESFSFDDGRLKAATFDTSQGFGLRGVAGETTAFAHANELSEAAIRRAGETISVVRSGHGGNAALNAPPRTNRQLYTDADPLSAIPFADKIALLSTIDAAARARDPRVAQVSVSLLGSWSVVEIVRADGARVRDVRPLVRLNVSIVAQNGDRRETGFHGLGGRYLYDDLLKPETWNVAIDMALHQALVNLDAVAAPAGEMTVVLGPGWPGILLHEAIGHGLEGDFNRKGTSAFAGMLGQRVAAPGVTVVDDGAIDARRGSLTVDDEGTSTERTVLIEDGILKGYMQDRLNARLMGVKSTGNGRREDFTHAPMPRMTNTFMLGGTEDPGEILSRAKSGIYAKSFGGGQVDITSGKFVFTCTEAYRIENGRIGAPIKGATLIGNGPDVLTRVKAIGNDLALDEGVGMCGKGGQSVPAGVGQPTLLIEGLTVGGTAA; translated from the coding sequence ATGAGCATGATCGACCCCGCCGGCATCTTCTACCGCGACACTGGCCTCGACCCCGGCCGCACCGAGCGGCTGGTCGCGGACGCCCTCAAGGGTTGCGACGACGGCGAGTTGTTCCTGCAGTACGCGGCGTCCGAGAGCTTCTCGTTCGACGACGGGCGCCTGAAGGCGGCGACCTTCGACACCTCGCAGGGCTTCGGGCTTCGCGGCGTGGCGGGCGAGACCACCGCCTTCGCCCATGCCAACGAACTCAGCGAGGCTGCCATCCGCCGCGCCGGGGAGACGATCTCGGTCGTCCGCTCGGGCCACGGCGGCAATGCGGCGCTCAACGCCCCACCGCGCACCAACCGCCAGCTTTACACCGACGCCGACCCGCTGAGCGCGATCCCCTTCGCCGACAAGATCGCGCTGCTGTCGACGATCGACGCCGCTGCCCGCGCTCGCGACCCGCGCGTCGCGCAGGTCTCGGTCAGCCTGCTCGGCTCGTGGTCGGTGGTCGAGATCGTCCGCGCCGACGGGGCCCGCGTCCGCGACGTCCGGCCGCTGGTCCGCCTCAACGTTTCCATCGTCGCGCAGAACGGCGACCGCCGCGAGACCGGTTTCCACGGCCTCGGCGGGCGCTACCTCTACGACGACCTGCTCAAGCCCGAGACCTGGAACGTCGCGATCGACATGGCGCTGCATCAGGCACTGGTGAACCTCGACGCGGTGGCAGCTCCTGCCGGCGAGATGACCGTCGTGCTCGGGCCTGGCTGGCCCGGCATCCTGCTTCACGAGGCGATCGGCCACGGCCTCGAGGGCGACTTCAACCGCAAGGGCACGTCCGCGTTCGCCGGCATGCTCGGCCAGCGCGTTGCCGCGCCGGGCGTCACGGTCGTCGACGACGGCGCGATCGACGCACGCCGCGGTTCGCTGACCGTCGACGACGAGGGCACGTCGACCGAGCGCACCGTGCTGATCGAGGACGGCATCCTCAAGGGCTATATGCAGGACCGCCTCAACGCCCGCCTGATGGGCGTCAAGTCGACCGGCAACGGCCGCCGCGAGGACTTCACCCATGCGCCCATGCCGCGCATGACCAACACCTTCATGCTCGGCGGCACCGAGGACCCGGGCGAGATCCTCAGTCGCGCCAAGTCGGGGATCTATGCCAAAAGCTTCGGCGGCGGGCAGGTCGACATCACCAGCGGCAAGTTCGTTTTCACCTGCACCGAGGCCTACCGCATCGAGAACGGCCGCATCGGCGCACCGATCAAGGGCGCGACGCTGATCGGCAACGGCCCCGACGTGCTGACCCGGGTCAAGGCGATCGGCAACGACCTGGCGCTCGACGAGGGTGTTGGCATGTGCGGCAAGGGCGGGCAGTCGGTGCCCGCCGGCGTTGGCCAGCCGACCCTGCTGATCGAAGGGCTGACGGTCGGCGGCACCGCGGCGTGA
- a CDS encoding ABC transporter ATP-binding protein, translated as MTPVTTSTTSAIAIRGLAKTYANGKQALGGIDLDIPRGSIFGLLGPNGAGKSTLINILAGLVRKTAGTASIWGFDIDEHPRNAKASIGIVPQEILFDAFFTPFETMELQAGLYGVPPKKRRTMEILRAVHLEDKAHTYSRTLSGGMKRRLLVAKALVHNPPVLVLDEPTAGVDIELRQQLWDYVRELHAGGTTVVLTTHYLEEAEALCDRIAIIDQGMVVANDETRTLLATAQDKLLIVTFDADVGIIPEGLGERAELRGPRSLAITYDKSTTQAGQLLQRLGEAGLSVVDVSTQEADLEDVFLKLTKRAA; from the coding sequence ATGACTCCAGTCACCACGTCCACGACCTCCGCGATCGCCATCCGCGGCCTCGCCAAGACCTATGCCAACGGCAAGCAGGCGCTCGGCGGCATCGACCTCGACATCCCGCGCGGCTCGATCTTCGGGCTGCTCGGCCCCAACGGCGCGGGCAAGTCGACGCTGATCAACATCCTGGCCGGGCTGGTCCGCAAGACCGCCGGGACCGCGAGCATCTGGGGCTTCGACATCGACGAGCACCCGCGCAATGCCAAGGCCTCGATCGGCATCGTCCCGCAGGAGATATTGTTCGACGCGTTCTTCACACCGTTCGAGACGATGGAGCTTCAGGCCGGGCTGTACGGGGTGCCGCCGAAAAAGCGCCGGACGATGGAGATTCTCCGCGCCGTGCACCTCGAGGACAAGGCGCACACTTATTCGCGGACCCTGTCGGGCGGCATGAAGCGCCGGCTGCTGGTGGCGAAGGCGCTGGTCCACAACCCGCCGGTGCTGGTCCTCGACGAGCCGACCGCGGGCGTCGACATCGAGCTGCGCCAGCAGCTTTGGGATTATGTCCGAGAACTCCACGCCGGCGGCACGACGGTGGTGCTGACGACGCACTATCTCGAGGAGGCCGAGGCGCTGTGCGACCGCATCGCGATAATCGACCAGGGCATGGTGGTGGCCAACGACGAAACCCGGACCTTGCTGGCGACGGCGCAGGACAAGTTGCTGATCGTCACCTTCGACGCCGATGTCGGGATCATTCCCGAGGGCCTCGGCGAACGCGCCGAACTGCGCGGACCCCGCAGCCTCGCGATCACCTACGACAAGAGCACGACGCAAGCCGGGCAATTGCTCCAGCGGCTGGGGGAGGCCGGGCTGTCGGTGGTCGACGTCTCGACGCAGGAAGCCGACCTCGAGGACGTGTTCCTCAAGCTGACCAAGCGCGCGGCCTAG
- a CDS encoding sterol desaturase family protein has translation MAVTFPDVIALATPAFIVLVAAEMIAVRVWKRGAYDWRDAGTSLLLGLGSTVAGLVVGGVVAASYGLTFRYRLFDIPIAWWSGILCFVLDDLAYYWFHRTAHHVRWFWAGHVVHHSSQHYNLTTALRQTWTGFIALSFVFRLPLFLLGFPPALVFFCIGVNLVYQFWIHTEVVRRLPWGLETVLNTPSHHRVHHGTNPRYLDRNFAGVFIVWDRLFGSFEPEDDAEPVRYGLVHNLPGFNPLWAAVHEWHGIARDLWRARSWSERWHLVAGPPGWSADGSRDTAEAIRARWARRVDGSPTP, from the coding sequence ATGGCTGTGACCTTCCCCGACGTCATCGCGCTCGCGACCCCGGCGTTCATCGTGCTGGTGGCGGCCGAGATGATCGCGGTGCGGGTGTGGAAGCGTGGCGCCTACGACTGGCGCGACGCCGGCACGTCCCTGCTGCTCGGGCTCGGCAGCACCGTCGCCGGGCTGGTCGTCGGCGGCGTGGTCGCCGCGAGCTACGGCCTGACCTTCCGCTACCGCCTGTTCGACATTCCGATCGCGTGGTGGTCGGGCATCCTGTGCTTCGTCCTCGACGACCTCGCATATTACTGGTTTCACCGCACCGCGCACCACGTGCGCTGGTTCTGGGCGGGCCACGTCGTCCACCATTCGAGCCAGCACTATAACCTGACCACCGCGCTCCGGCAGACCTGGACCGGCTTCATCGCACTGAGCTTCGTCTTCCGCCTGCCGCTGTTCCTACTCGGCTTCCCGCCGGCGCTGGTGTTCTTCTGCATCGGGGTGAATCTCGTCTACCAGTTCTGGATTCACACCGAGGTCGTGCGCCGGCTGCCGTGGGGCCTGGAAACGGTGCTCAACACGCCGTCGCACCACCGCGTCCACCACGGTACCAACCCGCGCTACCTCGACCGCAATTTCGCCGGGGTGTTCATCGTCTGGGACCGCCTGTTCGGCAGCTTCGAGCCCGAGGATGATGCCGAGCCGGTGCGCTACGGCCTCGTCCACAACCTGCCCGGCTTCAACCCGCTCTGGGCCGCCGTCCACGAGTGGCACGGCATTGCCCGCGACCTGTGGCGGGCGCGGAGCTGGTCGGAGCGCTGGCACCTCGTCGCCGGGCCACCGGGCTGGTCGGCGGACGGCAGCCGCGACACCGCTGAGGCGATCCGCGCGCGCTGGGCGAGGCGCGTCGACGGGTCGCCGACCCCCTAG
- a CDS encoding ammonium transporter, producing MKFDSKIAGAGVAATLATLLAAAPAWADAALIKAPTLAQQATMVNKGDTSWMLISSALVLMMSVPALALFYGGLVRTKNMLSVLMQVFMVVSVATLVWCCWGYSEAFTGGVTPFFGGFSKLFLQGVSASTYAATFSNNVYIPEYAYVVFQMTFACITPALIVGAFAERIKFSALIVFVVLWMTVVYLPIAHMVWYFAGPDFLPDAKTDFGYLFGMGALDFAGGTVVHINAGIAGLVGCIMIGKRVGYGKESHPPHSLTMTMIGASLLWVGWFGFNAGSNLEANGVTAVAFINTFVATAAAAVSWALVEQFRHGKPSMLGAASGAVAGLVAITPASGYAAPMTSIVLGLVVSPICYLFVTVIKNKFKYDDTLDVFGVHCIGGIVGALGTAIVADPALGGQGFFDYTVFPAVAGTYDMGAQIIIQAKAVLLTLVWSGVGSAVLYFIIDKTIGLRVSEDAEREGLDISSHDERAYNY from the coding sequence ATGAAATTCGATTCGAAGATCGCCGGGGCCGGAGTGGCGGCAACGCTTGCCACCCTCCTCGCCGCGGCACCGGCCTGGGCCGACGCGGCACTGATCAAGGCCCCGACGCTCGCCCAGCAGGCGACCATGGTCAACAAGGGCGATACCTCGTGGATGCTGATATCGTCGGCGCTCGTGCTGATGATGTCGGTGCCCGCCCTGGCGCTGTTCTACGGCGGCCTGGTGCGCACCAAGAACATGCTCAGCGTGCTGATGCAGGTCTTCATGGTGGTTTCGGTCGCGACGCTGGTGTGGTGCTGCTGGGGTTATTCGGAGGCCTTCACCGGCGGCGTCACGCCGTTCTTCGGCGGTTTCTCCAAGCTCTTCCTGCAGGGCGTCTCGGCGAGCACCTACGCCGCGACCTTCTCGAACAACGTCTACATCCCTGAATACGCGTACGTCGTGTTCCAGATGACCTTCGCCTGCATCACCCCGGCTCTGATCGTCGGGGCGTTCGCGGAGCGGATCAAGTTCTCGGCGCTGATCGTCTTCGTCGTGCTGTGGATGACGGTCGTCTACCTGCCGATCGCCCACATGGTCTGGTACTTCGCGGGTCCGGACTTCCTGCCCGATGCGAAGACCGATTTCGGCTACCTGTTCGGCATGGGCGCGCTCGACTTCGCCGGCGGCACGGTCGTCCACATCAACGCCGGCATCGCTGGCCTCGTCGGTTGCATCATGATCGGCAAGCGTGTCGGCTACGGCAAGGAATCGCATCCGCCGCACTCGCTGACGATGACGATGATCGGTGCCAGCCTGCTGTGGGTCGGCTGGTTCGGCTTCAACGCCGGCTCCAACCTCGAAGCCAACGGCGTCACCGCGGTCGCCTTCATCAACACCTTCGTCGCCACCGCCGCAGCGGCCGTCAGCTGGGCCCTGGTGGAGCAGTTCCGCCACGGCAAGCCGTCGATGCTGGGTGCCGCGTCGGGAGCCGTCGCCGGCCTCGTCGCGATCACGCCGGCCAGTGGTTACGCCGCCCCGATGACCTCGATTGTCCTCGGGCTGGTGGTGTCGCCGATCTGCTACCTGTTCGTCACGGTCATCAAGAACAAGTTCAAGTACGACGATACCCTCGACGTCTTCGGTGTGCACTGCATCGGCGGCATCGTCGGCGCGCTCGGTACGGCGATCGTCGCCGACCCGGCGCTCGGCGGCCAGGGCTTCTTCGACTACACCGTGTTCCCCGCCGTCGCCGGCACCTACGACATGGGTGCCCAGATCATCATCCAGGCGAAGGCAGTGCTGCTGACGCTGGTGTGGTCGGGTGTCGGTTCGGCGGTGCTCTACTTCATCATCGACAAGACAATTGGTCTCCGCGTCAGCGAGGATGCCGAGCGCGAAGGCCTCGACATCAGCTCGCACGACGAGCGGGCGTACAATTACTGA